One window from the genome of [Clostridium] celerecrescens 18A encodes:
- a CDS encoding aspartate kinase yields MLVVKKFGGSSVADKERIFNVAKRCIEEYEKGNQVVVVLSAMGKTTDGLIAKALEINPNPPKRELDMLLATGEQVSVALMAMAMNSLGVPAVSLNAAQVAMHTTSAYGTAKLKRIDTERIRHELEARKIVIVTGFQGVNKYEDLTTLGRGGSDTTAVALAAALHADACEIYTDVDGVYTADPHIVPNARKLPEVSYDEMLEFASLGAKVLHNRSVEMAKRYGVQLVVLSSLTRAEGTVVKEETKLERMLVSGVAADKNVARISVIGVKNTPGIAFKIFNLLARHNINVDIIIQSIGREERKDISFTVAKTDLKDTMDLLIGNKDSITAQDVTCEEGVAKISIIGAGMTGNPGVAAKMFEALSSVNVNIKMIATSEIRITVLIDEADVNRAMRTVHDAFDLAD; encoded by the coding sequence ATGTTAGTAGTGAAAAAATTTGGCGGTAGCTCCGTCGCAGACAAAGAAAGAATTTTTAATGTGGCAAAACGCTGCATTGAGGAATATGAAAAAGGCAATCAGGTGGTAGTGGTGTTGTCCGCTATGGGAAAGACAACGGATGGTCTCATTGCAAAGGCCCTTGAGATAAATCCCAACCCTCCTAAGAGAGAACTGGATATGCTGTTAGCCACCGGGGAACAGGTCAGTGTGGCCCTTATGGCTATGGCAATGAATTCTTTGGGAGTTCCGGCCGTTTCTTTAAATGCGGCTCAGGTGGCCATGCACACCACCTCTGCCTACGGAACGGCCAAATTAAAGCGGATCGATACGGAACGCATACGGCATGAACTGGAGGCCAGGAAAATTGTGATTGTCACAGGCTTTCAGGGGGTTAATAAGTACGAAGACTTAACAACACTTGGACGGGGAGGCTCAGATACAACGGCCGTAGCCCTTGCAGCCGCCCTTCATGCAGACGCATGCGAGATTTATACAGATGTGGATGGAGTATACACAGCAGATCCCCACATCGTTCCAAACGCTCGAAAGCTCCCTGAGGTTTCTTATGATGAAATGCTGGAATTCGCTTCCCTTGGAGCAAAAGTGCTCCATAACCGGTCTGTGGAGATGGCAAAGCGTTATGGAGTTCAGTTGGTTGTTCTGTCAAGTCTGACCAGGGCAGAAGGTACAGTCGTCAAGGAGGAAACAAAATTGGAAAGAATGCTGGTTAGCGGTGTTGCCGCGGATAAGAATGTAGCCCGTATTTCAGTAATCGGGGTCAAAAATACGCCGGGAATTGCTTTTAAGATCTTTAATCTCCTGGCAAGGCATAATATCAATGTAGATATTATCATTCAGTCCATCGGACGGGAAGAAAGAAAGGACATTTCCTTTACGGTAGCAAAAACTGATTTAAAGGATACCATGGATCTTCTAATAGGAAATAAGGACTCTATCACCGCCCAGGATGTGACGTGTGAGGAAGGCGTAGCTAAGATTTCCATTATCGGCGCAGGGATGACAGGCAATCCTGGAGTGGCAGCAAAAATGTTTGAAGCTCTTTCCAGTGTCAATGTGAATATTAAGATGATCGCCACCTCTGAAATACGGATAACGGTTTTAATCGATGAAGCGGATGTAAACCGTGCTATGAGGACCGTCCATGATGCCTTTGATCTGGCGGATTAA
- a CDS encoding sodium:solute symporter: MEENHNSNNGMLPQIRPTGSLLAFWSVLLGGIGLASDCLPLFSIWSLPAGLFLGLVGIACAVLSKQGKPFTQQAQLGLILSIISTVCGLMMALFIIFVYDTMDTNTPLGHYFRQVFETASQALTSSPSGE; this comes from the coding sequence ATGGAAGAAAACCATAACAGCAACAACGGGATGCTGCCCCAGATCCGTCCGACAGGTTCCCTTCTGGCCTTCTGGTCCGTTCTTCTTGGCGGCATTGGACTTGCCAGCGACTGTCTTCCCCTATTCAGTATCTGGAGTCTGCCTGCAGGCCTGTTTCTTGGCCTGGTCGGCATCGCATGCGCTGTGCTCTCCAAACAGGGAAAACCGTTTACTCAACAGGCCCAGCTTGGCCTGATCCTGTCTATTATTTCCACGGTCTGCGGCCTTATGATGGCATTGTTTATTATTTTTGTATATGATACTATGGACACCAACACGCCTTTGGGCCATTATTTCAGACAGGTTTTTGAGACTGCCTCTCAGGCTCTTACATCCTCCCCTTCCGGAGAATAG
- a CDS encoding DUF2752 domain-containing protein, with the protein MNWLKRIFGLGLPCLFHSLTGLYCPGCGGTRAVRSLLRGDLRMSFQYHPLVLYAVLVLFFEMILWAVKGRKSLFEHKKRARILILAGAAIVAANWIFKNYMLIIKGIDLLPVIK; encoded by the coding sequence ATGAACTGGTTAAAAAGAATATTTGGCCTCGGGCTTCCCTGTCTGTTCCATTCCCTGACCGGACTTTATTGTCCGGGCTGTGGGGGAACCCGGGCCGTCCGGTCATTGCTGCGAGGGGACCTGCGTATGAGTTTTCAGTATCATCCGCTGGTCCTTTATGCTGTTCTCGTGCTGTTTTTTGAAATGATCTTATGGGCCGTTAAAGGGCGGAAGTCTCTCTTTGAACATAAAAAAAGAGCCAGGATACTGATCCTGGCAGGAGCGGCTATTGTTGCAGCCAATTGGATTTTCAAGAATTATATGCTGATCATAAAGGGGATAGATCTGCTGCCTGTTATCAAATAG